gagataactctcctaggcttttagtatactttgccaaagacatttgttgttaaaggtgctaagatagctaatagacttgttagtaatgattgctttcatatttttcaaccaaagacatttgatgtttgagatatgctagcaaatgagcatttatctagacatagagcttgcttagaattgtgtataggcttaaggttgatagtttgattgatcgtttgtcatccttagttcgatacttgatcactcgaggtctaatccctatgcccatgagttctcttttcccttagtcaagaaagtatcattttgttattgctttctagtattagtagtagtttaaaacccatctaaatcattggttgcacttagattaagtgagtacttgcattctcagtgttttgatatccctcagaactggttcgacaatcactatactacaacatttgtcttaggagccttgaaaactcctaacatcagttAACCCGGCTTTCAGATCGTTTCTTAGGCGTTCAGGAGCCATATAGAGAGCGGGAAACACCCGGAGAACTACATTAAGATCAAAGTTGAAGAGCTAGGAGACCGAAGCTTCTGGCTTAAGCGAGGGGTTATACGTTTCTCAGCATCTAAGGAGATGATCAAAATCAGAGACGAGTGTTCTCTTTCTTGACCTATTCGTGTCCTCCTTCATACAAAGCATAAGTTACCAACAAAACACCAAGTTTTAGTGTAAGATGCAACTTAAGAAAATGAAATTTCAACATTACATACGGTAATAAAAACATGGGTACACAAACTAAAGCACTATAAAACACTGAAGACAAAGGCTGCTTTGGTCTCTTGACCTTAGTATTGTACAAAACTAAAACTCACGTGACCTACAAGAAATACATAAAATGAAACTTTGAGATGTCtataaagagagaaagaagtgtCAAAGTAGAAGAAGATCTACTGTAACTATTGTGTCTTCACTACTTCACTCTCTTTTATCTTCCTCCAAATCTTCTTCTGCATCTTCTTGGTCAGGCAAAGATCTAGCTTCTGAGAGGCTCTTGGCTTCATGAGAAGGAACTGGAGATGGTTTAATGAGGGTTAGTGTGTAATCATCCTTCTCAAACTCCCCACTTGAATCACCAGAAGATCCAGAGAATGCATACCTACAAGAACAACCGCATAAGCTTCTTATAGCATATCAAAATCTTCTTCTTGGACATGGTGTTACCTCGTCGAGTTCTGAGATGGAGCCCAGAGAGAGCATATAACAATCAGGAGCGAGAAGGAGAGAAGCTGCCAAAAGGCTGGAATGATCCAAGCGTTTTGCCAATGCTCATTGTAAACATCTTTAGACTTGAAGTAAAGCTGCCACAAGTTAAAAACATTAGTACACATCTCATTCTCACACACTACTAAGGTGTTTGTTACATTACCTCGTAGCAAATCCAACCAACGGAAACCAAGATAGCTACAGCCAAAGCATTAGTGAACTTCCTGTACACATCCAGCTTCACCAACAACCTCCTCGTCTGAAGCTTCTTGAAAGTAGCGGAAAGCGACTTGAATATCCATATGATGAAGAAAGCATCCAACACCGCAACGGGGAGAACCAAAAACAGTCTCGCTTTCCCTGAGAAGTCGCTCACAGCACCAACATTCTCCAACAGCTCAAGAGTCTCGGAAGCAGCGAAGAAAGTGACACCAAGCATGATCACCTTCGATGTAAACCCACCAAGCGTGGGCCTCACGACACCGTACCCCATCGAAACCATAAGGATGATGAGACGTGCGCACGTGCGTTTGATAGACCCAAACGTGACTGCCCATACGGTGATCACGGTCGGTCTCACACCTGTCTCGTTGAACTCAGCGTAGTCGAAGTACCAAAGCGCCATCTCACACATCCCTAACGTTATCACAAGCGTTACGCAGTTCTGCAAGGGGAGCACTTCTCTCCAGAACCTAGCGCACTGGGAGAACCAGAAGACGCCGAGAAGGACAAAGGCGAGAGACATGAACCCGTGGAAGTACATCAACGGAGCCATTCTACCTGGTAAGTATCCTCCAGGGTTTTTCCAGATCGTTTTGCCTTCAACAACCAAGTCCTTGAGAGCAGGATCACAGTGGATGAAGTAGAGGTTGTACATTCCTGTCCTAGTGATCTGAATCGATCTTGTAAGCAGCGTAGCAGACAAATCGTTCTCAAGAAACGAAACACCAAAGACTTGAGGCCAGGAGGAGTCTTTAGAAGAAGGATGGTGGATGATCTCTCCGTGTGAGCAAACACCGAGTTTGGCGAGATCAGATGTGCAGCAGACAGCTCTCTGTCCGCCGTAAGCTGATCCTCCGATGTTCTCCCTGTCTTCTACCTCGAAAAGGACGGCGTGGATTGGTAATGAGGAGGTGTTGGAAGCTTCCTCAGGTCTCCGGAATGTGATCTTCTCGAAACTGTTAAATGCATTCAAAGTAAGAGACTTTCAGAGAGAAGCAGCTACGATGATACTCAAAACACAAGGAAAGTTCAAAACTTGACACGTGGAAGCAATGCTTACTCAGAGAGGACACACACAGAGTTTACTATGTACATGATTCGATTCAGAGAGGATACACACAGAGTTTCAAAGTAAGATGTTACTCAAACACAATGAAAGTTACACTCTTTGACACGTGGAAGCAATGTGCATGATTCAGAGAGGACACACACAGAGTTTCAAAGTAAGAAACTTTCACAGAGAAAACAGCTAAGATGTTACTCAAACACAATGAAAGTTCAACTCTTTGACACGTGGAAGCAATGTTCAGTACAAACAGCGTTTCAAAGTAAGAAACTTTCACAGAGAAACAGCTAAGAACTGTAAATAAACGAACTAAATCAGCTCTAAGATCCAACTCGTAGACGAAGAATCCTAATGGGTTCTGATTAAAAAGTCAGATCCTAAGCAGATTTAAAAGAGGAAACTTTAGTTAAAGAAATGGAAACAGACAAGTTTACCGGATAAAGGAGGAGAGGGAATCAGAGTCGGAGGTGAAGTTGTCGGAGGGAGAAGAGGAGTAGATGCCTTCGCTGCCGCCGTGGAAGACAAAGGCGTTGCCTTTCGACATGAATCTCTCGCTTCGGTACTCATGCACCGACGCTTGTAGCAAAGAAGGCGTCAGGGATAGTAGcgaaagaaggagaagaagatgaagcgaCATTGAAACCGAGGAGAAGAAGCAGAGATCTGAAGAGGAGAAAAAGCTGATGACTGTAAGGACGTCAGTGAGAAACTGAGATGTGTCAAATGAGTTTTGATCGTACGGCTGTCAATAGGTTGCCCCTTTGATCGTTTCTAGATGTTGGAAGGTTCTACTGAAATGGTTGAACCTATAAGCCTCTGGTTTAGTCAGAGGGTTCAGCCGACAACTATATCCTCGATTTTATAATGGGCCTTTTGTGGGCCTTTTAACTGTGTTTTGAAATATATGGTCCATGAAAACTGGATTTCATATTTAGGAGATGAACCTAGAAGTAGTCGTGTTGGAAGTTAAGCTCATAAAATGAAAACTGGCCGATTCTAAAACTGTTATCACAAACAAAAagccatataattttttttgtaacatgaaGATTCTATCCTAGGCagaaatctttaatctcaaactcaaaactacaccatgtaatattagtttcatTCTAAGTGTCATTTAAATTCTAGAGCatttaggttttgtttttgatattttttttcggTTAAGATATTGATACGCGAAGCAATTGTTTAGGACGCGTTTCTttctcttaaattattttttttcaccgCTCTCTAGAAAGTTCGCCGTTTCTCATATTTTCTGTGCTCCGGCGGTCGCCGCGTCCTCCTTTCGCGGTCGTCGGAGGCCTGCCTCCTTTTGTCTCCGCTTCTCCTCGTCTCTCCCTGTAGTCTTTTCTGTTTTGCGGCGGAGGGCAGCTAGACGAGTCAACCTCTTCCGGTCCAGATCCAAAGCTCACGTCGTAGATCTAGGAGGCTCTCGGTACGGTAAGTGGTGCTTGAGGACGGCGTTCGCCTTGTCGCACTTGTCTCCTCCTCTCGGTTGTGGTCTTTGTCCGGTGAGATTTTCCAGATCTCGTTTGGCTCTTCAGGTCAGGCGTCGCGTGGGT
This Brassica napus cultivar Da-Ae chromosome C6, Da-Ae, whole genome shotgun sequence DNA region includes the following protein-coding sequences:
- the LOC106405992 gene encoding transmembrane protein 87B → MSLHLLLLLSLLSLTPSLLQASVHEYRSERFMSKGNAFVFHGGSEGIYSSSPSDNFTSDSDSLSSFIRFEKITFRRPEEASNTSSLPIHAVLFEVEDRENIGGSAYGGQRAVCCTSDLAKLGVCSHGEIIHHPSSKDSSWPQVFGVSFLENDLSATLLTRSIQITRTGMYNLYFIHCDPALKDLVVEGKTIWKNPGGYLPGRMAPLMYFHGFMSLAFVLLGVFWFSQCARFWREVLPLQNCVTLVITLGMCEMALWYFDYAEFNETGVRPTVITVWAVTFGSIKRTCARLIILMVSMGYGVVRPTLGGFTSKVIMLGVTFFAASETLELLENVGAVSDFSGKARLFLVLPVAVLDAFFIIWIFKSLSATFKKLQTRRLLVKLDVYRKFTNALAVAILVSVGWICYELYFKSKDVYNEHWQNAWIIPAFWQLLSFSLLIVICSLWAPSQNSTRYAFSGSSGDSSGEFEKDDYTLTLIKPSPVPSHEAKSLSEARSLPDQEDAEEDLEEDKRE